One window of the Rhizobiaceae bacterium genome contains the following:
- the rpsJ gene encoding 30S ribosomal protein S10: MNGQNIRIRLKAFDHRVLDASTREIVSTAKRTGANVRGPIPLPTRIEKFTVNRSPHIDKKSREQFEMRTHKRLLDIVDPTPQTVDALMKLDLAAGVDVEIKL, from the coding sequence ATGAACGGCCAGAATATCCGCATACGCCTCAAAGCGTTTGATCATCGTGTGCTCGACGCGTCGACGCGCGAGATCGTGTCGACGGCGAAGCGCACCGGCGCCAATGTCCGGGGCCCGATTCCGCTGCCGACCCGCATCGAGAAGTTCACGGTCAATCGCTCGCCGCACATCGACAAGAAGAGCCGTGAGCAGTTCGAGATGCGCACCCACAAGCGTCTGCTCGACATCGTCGATCCAACCCCCCAGACGGTCGACGCGCTTATGAAGCTCGACTTGGCTGCGGGTGTCGACGTCGAAATCAAGCTCTGA